The Hypanus sabinus isolate sHypSab1 unplaced genomic scaffold, sHypSab1.hap1 scaffold_355, whole genome shotgun sequence genome includes a region encoding these proteins:
- the LOC132388584 gene encoding LOW QUALITY PROTEIN: NACHT, LRR and PYD domains-containing protein 3-like (The sequence of the model RefSeq protein was modified relative to this genomic sequence to represent the inferred CDS: deleted 2 bases in 1 codon; substituted 1 base at 1 genomic stop codon) — MGKDSQTRRVMWESIVKMRTELQKLDKILKDIQELGPDPQEYMNISQGLSQIPTQLTGPSSEITELLASCDDSQLLRLTDIYRDRLEQAMEGGVHGVSLALMAKNQFNGEEHRKISDLADKGEQADSSELLLSLVMEKGSRAPRVMWETFVKMRNCVPKLDKILKEIEKHGKIISNTKLILESICPLSVLMEDVQQKHKETLRAQTETLRVNTILMREKVKVFQLIDRYAELTVISTVRDRRLVEHELLARGRDHEEWREKHLRGELEKIQTDQLFQSSFSRIKSKSGSSAALAGVPGIGKTTLVQKIVYDWAMGKIYQQFQFVFSFRFRDLNHITCRINLKELILDQYPFFGNILKEVWKNPQGLLFIFDGLDEFKDKIDFSDSRGHTEPPSTCTDPEFKCKVSDIVYSLIQHKLLPGCSVLVTTRPTELHSLEKAEISVWAEILGFVGEERKEYFIRHFEDQTVAAAVFKHVKENEILYTMSYNPSYCWILALALGPFFTQRVRDPQRVPKTITQLYSYYIYNILKNHGREIEKPRDVLLRVGQMAFRGVSEKKIVFTDGDLIKYNLQPSQFLSGFLMELLEREDSARCVVYTFPHLTIQEFVAAVAQFLNPHPGDFLKFLTEAHSTTDGRFEVFLRFVAGLSNPMTARGLEEFLGPFPHQTTCRVIDWVKEEVKCQSRNTRSEAGKSSLLNTLHYLFESQNRGLAQATLGSVETLSFSGMTLTPIDCAVLSHVIGLCDTIKHLNLENCHIQCEGIERLGPGLHKCLELSLRGNDLRDSGAKLVSAGLRHPECKIQKLGLRDVGLTDSGAVDLASALSINPSLTEVYLSDNKLGDSGVKLLSVSLRNAECKIQKLEXVRLWEIVFTVSGCLTPNTNVISNCITDKQWGFVPSPVSLCPSPSLSLISRLWDVGLTDSGAEDLVSALSTNPSLTRLNLGLNSLTDRSVPALRRLILTLSNLKWIRLAGNRFSRTGRKELGSLQEPRPGLTVTCWAPPLPIYPHRLHRFPFPPVVRSPSGICPFPCIHTVCLPMGTLQLISNGNGILEIGGDA, encoded by the exons ATGGGCAAAGACTCGCAGacccggagggtgatgtgggaatccATTGTGAAAATGCGGACTGAGTTACAGAAGTTGGACAAAATACTCAAGGATATACAAGAGCTCG GCCCCGACCCACAGGAATACATGAACATCTCCCAGGGGTTATCTCAGATACCCACTCAACTGACAG GTCCGAGCTCAGAGATCACCGAGCTCCTGGCAAGCTGTGACGATTCCCAGCTGCTGCGGTTGACGGATatctaccgggacaggctggagcaggcgatggaaggaggggtgcacggagtgagcctggcgttaatGGCCAAGAATCAGTTCAAcggagaggaacatcgg aaaatctctgatctcgctgataagggagagcaAGCGGACAGTTCTgaactcctcctgagcctggtgatggagaaaggctcccgcgccccgagggtgatgtgggaaacctttgtgaaaatgaGGAATTGTGTCCCCAAGTTGGACAAAATACTAAAAGAAATTGAGAAGCATGGTAAGATAATATCAAATACTAAATTAATTTTGGAATCAA TTTGTCCACTGTCTGTTCtgatggaagatgttcaacagaaacacaaggagactctacgggcacaaactgaaacactgagagtgaacacgatcctgatgagggagaaggtgaaggttttccagctgattgatcgatacgctgagctcacggtcatttctactgttcgagatcggagactggtggagcatgagctgctggcaagaggcagagaccacgaggagtggagagaaaaacatctcCGCGGAGAGCTCGAGAAAATCCAGACGGATCAattgttccagagcagcttttcccggattaaatccaaatctgggagttcgGCAGCACTGGCTGGAGTTccagggatcgggaaaacaacattggtacaaaagattgtttatgactgggccatggggaaaatataccaacaattccagtttgtcttcagtttcagatTCCGGGATTTAAACCATATTACCTGCAGAATAAACCTGAAAGAACTGATTCTAGATCAGTATCCCTTCTTTGGTAATATCCTGaaagaggtctggaagaacccacagggattgctgtttatattcgatggtttggatgaattcaaagaCAAAATTGATTTTTCTGACAGTCGGGGACACACAGAACCTCCATCcacatgcacagatcctgaattcaagtgcaaggtgtctgacattgtgtacagtttaatccagcacaagctgctcccagggtgttcagtactggtgaccacccgtcccactgagTTACATTCATTGGAAAAGGCTGagatcagtgtctgggctgaaatcctgggatttgttggtgaggaacggaaggaatatttcatcaggcattttgaagatcagacggtggcggcagctgttttcaaacacgtgaaggagaacgagatcctgtacaccatgagctacaacccctcctactgttGGATCCTCGCACTGGCACTAGGCCcgttcttcacacaaagagtcagagacccacagcgagttcccaagaccattacccaactgtactcctactatatttacaacatcctgaaaaaccacggccgtgagattgagaaaccccgtgatgtgttactcagggttggtcagatggccttcagaggagtgtctgaGAAGAAGATtgtatttacagatggagatttgatcaagtacaatctgcagccttcccagttcctgtccgggttcctgatggagcttttggagagagaggattctgcccggtgtgtggtgtacacattcccacacctcaccatccaagagtttgtagctgcagtcgcacaattcctgaatccacatcccggagatttcctgaaattcctcactgaagcccacagcacaacagatgggcgatttgaggtatttctccgttttgttgctggtctttccaacccaatgacagctcggggtctGGAGGaatttctgggtccatttcctcatcaaacaacctgccgggtgattgactgggttaaGGAGGAGGTTAAATGTCAGAGTAGAAACACgaggagtgaagctggtaaaagcagcctcctgaacacattgcactacctgtttgagtctcagaatcgtggactggcacAGGccacactgggatctgtggaaacactttcttTCAGTGGAATGACATTGACCCCGAtagactgcgcggtcctgtcgcatgtcatcggactctgtgatacaattaAACACCTCAACCTGGagaactgccacattcagtgtgaaggaatcgaGCGGCTGGGACCCGGACTGCACAAGTGCctggagttgag CCTCAGGGGTAATGACCTCAGAGATTCAGGAgcgaaactggtgtctgcgggtCTGAGGCACCCGgaatgtaaaatacagaaactggg gctgagggatgtcggtctcacagattctggtgccgtggACCTGGCCTCCGCTCTCAGtataaacccatcactgacggaggtgtacctgagtgataataaactgggagattcaggagtgaaactgttGTCTGTGTCTTTGAGGAAtgcggagtgtaaaatacagaaactggagtaagta agactgtgggagattgtgtttacagtttcTGGGTGTCTCACACCGAAcactaatgtgatcagtaattgtattACTGATAAACagtggggatttgtaccgtctcctgtctctctgtgtccttcaccctcactctctctcatctccaggctgtgggatgtcggtctcacagattctggtgccgaggatctcgtctccgctctcagtacaaacccatcactgacgagGCTGAACCTGGGATTAAACTCACTGACAGACCGATCCGTCCctgctctccgccgcctcatactgaccctctcGAATCTGAAGTGGATCAG GCTGGCGGGGAATCGGTTCAGTCGgaccgggaggaaggaactgggatctctgcaggaacccagacccggactgacagtgacctgt TGGGCCCCGCCTCTTCCCATTTACCCCCACCGTCTGCACCGCTTCCCATTCCCTCCTGTCGTCCGATCTCCCAGTGGAATCTGTCCCTTCCCATGCATTCACACCGTCTGCCTCCCAATGGGAACCCTTCAGCTCATTTCCAACGGGAATGGGATCCTGGAAATTGGCGGGGACGCTTGA